Part of the Henckelia pumila isolate YLH828 chromosome 2, ASM3356847v2, whole genome shotgun sequence genome is shown below.
TTTGGCAAAAACCTGAAACAAGTCTTCGGTGACCCTCATTGAGTTGCATGAGTTGGTTATTGCTTTGATTCGAAGTGTTAAAGCGTTGctaaattcttcaatattttataTTGTGATTTATTTCTAAAGAAGAACATCATGATAGGAATGGATAACATAGTTCATGGATCTACAATTTACATAGACATATGAAATtagatacatgttgatagtgatAATCCAATAGGTCGAAAGTTAGGGATTCCAAGAAACACTCATGCAATCATCTATGATAAATAATTGAAgacatttaattatttcatggTATTGAATTAGGTTAGCATAACTTGAAAGAGTGTGTTTATAAATTAGGGAATATCGTCAAAAACATGAGTTGATTGTTGAAGTTAATTATTCAGAGTTAATAAggggaaggtgaaccgaaatCTCAACATTTTcatcaaatatttgaatattaattctttgaagagtattattgaattttatttatctttcgatattatttatttgtcaatagTAGTTTGGTAGAAACAAAAATCAAGTTTTCGTTGAAGTGTAAGAATATTAAAGTTGAAATTTTGCAACACAGTCTTTGAGACGATACTCGTATTCACATATTATACTATAAGTTgattcgtgcacttgcgattatttCGAGCATGAATGCCATATTTATTTCCTAGAATATTTTACAGTGCAAGGAAAGcttgatcaagtttttggcaccgttgtCGGGAACTGTTAATTTACAATTTTTTGCTTAGATATTTTCTCTAGTTTCACTTATTTTTTTCACAACTAATCCACTTGTTCTTTGCAGGACTACCTTGCGGTGCATGCTACAATCTTCAAACTCGGAACTCATACCCTTTGATCCCAAAATTGACATAACTTTTCGTAGGAAAATAAGGCAACAAAGAGCAGCGATGACAGAGAACGAACCACTGTTTATCGATGGAGGAGGAGGCGATGTTGATGAACCACCTGCCTACAGATTAATGATGGATTATGCCTTACCATCTATCGAGTGCCAAGCATCATTAGACCAACTGTGGCAAAAAAACCATTTTGAGATAAATCCTACCATAATCCAGATGATTCAAAACTCAGTCCAATTCGGTGGAACCAAAATTGACGATCCAAACACTCACATTGCAAATTTCTTAGAAATTTGTGATACTTTCAAGAATCAGGGAGTTTTTGATGACGCTATTCGTTTGCATTTATTCCTTTTTTCACTAAGAGATAAGGCTAAAGCATGGCTCAATCATTTACCTAAATGTTCTATCACAAACATGGAACGAGTTGGAAATGGAATTTCTCACCAAGTATTTCCCTCCCTTAAAGTCAATGAAACTGTGAACCGACATTACCACTAATTTTGTAAATGTGACCAAGAATCACAATACGAGGCATGAGAGCACTACAAGGAAATGCTGAGGAGATTCCTGCATCATAAATTGACCGATTGGCTCATGGTACAAATTTTTTACTATGGCTTGTTGCATGCTAATCGCACCATGTTAGATGCAACCGCAGGTGGAAATCTCTTGCATAAGTAACCAAAAGATGGGTTTGAATTATTCAAGGAAATGTCTCTTAGCAGCTATCTCTCTCAATCTGAGAGGAATACGTTACAAAAATCTGCTGGAATCCATCAATTAGACGTGGTCACTTCAATGGCAGCTCAGCTGGAAATCATGAATAAGAAGATTGATAGTTTGAGTGCTGGAAATTTTGTTGTGCGCATCCAATAGGTAATCAATGACAAATGTAGAGGTGAAAATTTTACACAATATTTTTAAGATGATAACCCTTTTTATGTGCAATATGGGGTGCCAGTGAACCATGGGGATAGTCAAAATTGCCCTAGGAACAACCCATATTCGAACTCATACAATCCAGGTTGGAGGCAACATCCAAACTTTTCATGGGGCGGCCTGAATAATCATGCTCGGCCACAGGGAAATCGGAATCATGGGAAGCAACCTCAAGAGGAAAATTCAAGCCTAGGTCAAATGATGCAAAAGTtcatatcatcaactgagacaAGGATGAAAAAACAAGATGCATCGATAAAGAATTTGGAGCTATAGATAGGGCAGTTGGCAAAAGAAATGTCCAGTAGAGAGCCTGGAACTCTACCGAGTGATACCAAACAAAACTCAAAGGAGCAAGTGAAGGCTGTTGAGTTGAGGAATGGAAAGAAGCTCCACGCCAAGGTGACCAAGCTAAAAGAGAATCAGGATGAGGGTGAGCAAGAAGCATCGACAGGTAAGTTATCTGACTCTACACGATCACCCACGTCATAGTCTAATATTGTTATTCCACCTCCATTTCCTGCAGCACTTAAGAAAGCAAAGATTGATGCACAATTTTCCAAATTTCTTGAAGTGTTCAAAAAGTTACATATTAATACTTTTGTTGATGGTTTGATGGAAATGCCTatctatgaaaatattttgaaggaaATCTTAGCCAGCAAGAGAGAGATAGAGGAGCATGCATTGGTGAACTTAACTAAAAATTGTTCTGTTTTAGTGAAAAACAAAATCCCACCTAAgttgaaagatccagggagtttttccaTCCCATCTTGCATGATCGGTGATGTAGTTTTTCATAAAGCTCTTTGTGATTTAGGTGCCAGTATTAACTTGATGTCGTTTTCTGTCTTTAGGAAGCTTGGGATAGGAGATCCAAAACCTACAAGAGTCTCTCTGCAATTGGCGGATAGATCCATAGAATATCCACGAAGAATAATTGAATATGTGCTGGTCAAAGTTGACAAGTTTATATTTCCAATATACTTCGTGGTGCTTGAAATGGAAGAAGATTTGGATATGTCATTAATCTTGGGCAGACCT
Proteins encoded:
- the LOC140877523 gene encoding uncharacterized protein → MSSREPGTLPSDTKQNSKEQVKAVELRNGKKLHAKVTKLKENQDEGEQEASTALKKAKIDAQFSKFLEVFKKLHINTFVDGLMEMPIYENILKEILASKREIEEHALVNLTKNCSVLVKNKIPPKLKDPGSFSIPSCMIGDVVFHKALCDLGASINLMSFSVFRKLGIGDPKPTRVSLQLADRSIEYPRRIIEYVLVKVDKFIFPIYFVVLEMEEDLDMSLILGRPFLETGKAHIDVQKGNLLLIVGDEKIIFDVFNALKHSLHNQDCFRIYALDSFVYNFLQDELNDPVKASLTNGRCDDEFDEERTDIVAYFNANPTLKKQVRFRLEELGDRKDLVPQKSSIDAPPILELKPLTSHLKYVYLGEDNNLPVIISSSLTGVMEEKLVEVLKEHKRAFS